A stretch of the Thiomicrorhabdus indica genome encodes the following:
- the dut gene encoding dUTP diphosphatase, whose protein sequence is MTIQVQYKILDKRLGNEIEMPHYGTKGSAGLDLRACIDEPMTIEPGQTVLIPTGMAIHLDDPGLAAMLLPRSGLGHKHGIVLGNLVGLIDSDYQGPLMVSCWNRGNTAYEVEVGERIAQMVIVPVLQPVFTEVEEFGDDTERGQGGFGSTGTK, encoded by the coding sequence ATGACGATTCAGGTTCAATATAAGATTTTAGATAAGCGTTTAGGCAATGAAATCGAAATGCCGCATTACGGTACCAAAGGTTCGGCAGGGCTAGATTTGCGAGCATGCATTGATGAGCCAATGACGATTGAGCCGGGGCAAACAGTGTTGATTCCGACCGGCATGGCAATTCATCTGGATGATCCGGGCTTGGCGGCGATGCTGTTACCGCGTTCGGGGCTTGGCCACAAGCACGGTATTGTGCTGGGTAATTTAGTGGGTTTGATTGACTCGGATTATCAGGGGCCTTTAATGGTTTCTTGCTGGAACCGTGGAAATACAGCTTATGAGGTTGAAGTGGGTGAGCGTATTGCACAGATGGTGATTGTGCCAGTGTTACAGCCGGTGTTTACCGAGGTGGAAGAGTTTGGTGATGACACCGAGCGTGGGCAAGGTGGCTTTGGGTCAACGGGAACGAAGTAA
- a CDS encoding V-type ATP synthase subunit A: protein MSKQISPFAKVTGVNGNIVTIEHPHGHLMKNEVAYVHVGDEALKAEVLRIRGKTADLQVYEETAGVQVGDKVELTNELLSAELGPGLLGKVYDGLQNPLHSVAGSHGFFLPRGKYLDALDNVHKWAFNPLVRSGEKVIASQPIGTVQEGRFTHKIMVPFNLKGEAEITWIQGGSFSIDEPIARIRDQKGHEEVITLKQKWPVRIPIPEKLIEKRIAERKFPDEPLVTTLRLIDTFFPIAKGGTACIPGPFGAGKTVLQSLISRYSSADIVIVVACGERAGEVVETIETFAEMKDPKGEGTLMERTIVICNTSSMPVAAREASIYMGVTLAEYYRQMGYDTLVLADSTSRWAQAMRETSGRLEEIPGEEAFPAYLDSAIKNIYERAGVVETFDKQKGSLTLIGTVSPAGGNFEEPVTQSTLSTVKTFLGLSYARAYKRYYPAIDPLISWSRYSLQLKDYFDEHIDPNWTNSIEQVREILVKAEGIEQMMQVTGEEGITENDFVLFQKAKMLDLVYLQQDAFDPVDVSVDLKRQQENFLLLKKIVDTDFEFNEKSDASQFFTRMTGIFKNMNYSVYNSGEYNKHLNEINKMIEAY from the coding sequence ATGTCTAAACAAATCAGTCCTTTTGCCAAAGTCACCGGCGTCAATGGCAATATCGTTACCATTGAACATCCTCATGGCCACTTGATGAAAAACGAAGTCGCTTATGTGCATGTCGGTGACGAAGCGTTAAAAGCAGAAGTGCTGCGTATCCGAGGCAAAACGGCCGATTTGCAAGTCTACGAAGAAACCGCAGGCGTGCAAGTCGGTGACAAAGTCGAACTCACAAACGAACTGCTTTCTGCTGAACTTGGCCCGGGGCTTTTGGGTAAAGTTTATGATGGTCTACAAAACCCTTTACACTCTGTGGCTGGCTCTCACGGCTTTTTCCTTCCTCGCGGTAAATATCTGGATGCACTCGACAACGTACACAAATGGGCGTTTAATCCGTTAGTTCGCTCCGGCGAAAAAGTCATTGCTAGCCAACCGATTGGTACAGTTCAAGAAGGTCGATTTACTCATAAAATCATGGTGCCTTTCAATCTAAAAGGCGAAGCGGAAATCACTTGGATTCAAGGCGGCAGTTTCAGTATTGATGAACCAATTGCTCGCATTCGTGACCAAAAAGGTCATGAAGAAGTCATTACCTTAAAACAGAAATGGCCAGTGCGAATCCCAATTCCTGAAAAACTCATCGAAAAACGCATTGCGGAACGAAAGTTCCCCGATGAACCGCTTGTGACCACTTTGCGTTTGATTGACACCTTCTTCCCGATTGCCAAAGGCGGAACCGCTTGTATTCCAGGGCCTTTCGGTGCAGGTAAAACCGTATTACAAAGCTTGATCTCGCGCTATTCATCAGCAGACATCGTGATTGTCGTCGCTTGTGGTGAACGCGCCGGTGAAGTCGTCGAAACCATTGAAACCTTTGCAGAAATGAAAGACCCGAAAGGCGAAGGCACTCTGATGGAACGCACCATCGTTATCTGTAACACCTCGTCGATGCCAGTTGCGGCGCGAGAAGCTTCAATCTATATGGGCGTGACCTTGGCAGAATACTACCGTCAAATGGGTTATGACACTCTGGTACTGGCGGATTCCACTTCTCGTTGGGCACAAGCCATGCGCGAAACCTCTGGTCGTCTGGAAGAAATCCCGGGAGAAGAAGCTTTCCCGGCTTATCTGGATTCGGCGATTAAGAATATCTACGAGCGTGCAGGCGTAGTGGAAACGTTTGATAAGCAAAAAGGCAGTTTAACTTTAATTGGTACAGTTTCACCGGCCGGTGGAAACTTTGAAGAACCAGTGACGCAATCAACGTTAAGCACGGTAAAAACGTTCCTTGGTTTGTCTTATGCCCGTGCTTATAAACGCTACTACCCAGCGATTGATCCGCTGATTTCATGGTCTCGTTACAGTTTGCAGCTAAAAGATTACTTTGATGAGCATATAGACCCAAACTGGACCAACAGCATTGAGCAAGTTCGCGAAATTCTGGTCAAAGCCGAGGGGATTGAACAGATGATGCAAGTGACCGGTGAAGAAGGGATTACTGAAAATGATTTTGTGCTGTTCCAGAAAGCCAAAATGCTGGATTTGGTCTATCTGCAACAAGATGCATTTGATCCGGTGGATGTCTCGGTTGACCTCAAACGCCAGCAAGAAAACTTCCTGCTATTGAAAAAAATCGTCGATACGGATTTTGAGTTTAATGAAAAATCTGACGCTAGTCAGTTTTTCACACGCATGACCGGTATCTTTAAAAATATGAACTACTCGGTCTATAACTCGGGCGAATATAACAAACACCTCAATGAAATTAATAAGATGATTGAAGCTTATTAA
- a CDS encoding Na/Pi cotransporter family protein has translation MPELQNLMLAGGGLGLFLMGMVIMTDSLKKLAGDKIRAALLRFTHTPTTGAMTGAISTAIVQSSSATTLAAIGFVGAGLMTFSNSLGIIFGANIGTTITGWMVALLGFKLSIGSIASIIILSGVFLRLFANSGKLKNSGLAIAGFGLLFIGIDTMQTAMAGLVDYVDFSKLPANNLLGILQLVLIGLIFTTITQSSSAGVALTLTALFSGIIEFEQAVALVIGMDIGTTVKSLLAVIGGSVGAKRTGLSHVVYNLMTAALALLLIVPYVQAWEWFQPGALYENAEIALVGFHTLFNLLGVILILPFTRYFAQLIIKLFPQKNAYIDTLDKQLLQTPELALNAVQKSLNGLTKALINELNLITSDHIANRKTDLQQLQQNLDETQYYLDEIHLNQKDGHLWQRLVEMIHIVDHLQRLHERCEEESYRAEASKQFSTLKDTANKMSKDIEVYRRLTLEENWQETVALAQELKKFIDQDAEAFRHQMVEHMGQGTINADQCRDALEAIRWMQRVSHHLARLSHHLQQMQIRSGSSA, from the coding sequence ATGCCGGAACTTCAAAATCTTATGCTGGCGGGTGGCGGTCTCGGTCTGTTTTTAATGGGCATGGTCATTATGACCGACAGTCTGAAAAAACTCGCCGGAGACAAAATACGCGCCGCCCTGCTGCGTTTCACCCACACCCCCACCACCGGCGCTATGACTGGTGCGATCAGTACTGCAATCGTTCAGTCTTCCAGTGCAACCACACTCGCTGCCATCGGTTTTGTTGGCGCAGGCTTAATGACCTTCAGTAACTCTCTGGGCATTATCTTCGGGGCCAATATCGGCACCACCATTACCGGCTGGATGGTTGCATTGCTGGGCTTTAAACTGTCGATTGGCTCGATCGCTTCAATCATTATTCTTAGCGGTGTTTTTCTGCGGCTGTTTGCCAACTCGGGAAAACTTAAAAACAGCGGTCTGGCCATTGCCGGCTTTGGCCTACTCTTTATCGGCATCGACACTATGCAGACCGCTATGGCTGGTCTGGTTGATTATGTCGACTTCTCCAAACTGCCCGCCAATAATCTGCTGGGCATATTGCAACTGGTTCTTATCGGTTTGATTTTCACCACCATTACTCAGTCTTCTAGCGCAGGGGTTGCCTTGACCCTGACCGCTCTATTCAGCGGCATTATCGAATTTGAACAGGCGGTGGCGCTGGTGATTGGGATGGATATAGGTACCACCGTCAAATCGTTATTAGCGGTTATCGGCGGCTCAGTCGGTGCCAAACGAACCGGTCTGTCGCATGTGGTTTACAATCTAATGACCGCGGCTCTGGCACTGTTATTAATTGTTCCCTATGTGCAGGCCTGGGAATGGTTCCAACCCGGCGCACTCTATGAAAATGCCGAAATCGCACTGGTTGGCTTCCACACGCTATTTAACCTGCTCGGCGTGATTCTGATTCTGCCTTTTACCCGCTATTTTGCCCAACTGATTATTAAGCTTTTTCCACAGAAAAATGCCTATATCGACACCTTGGACAAACAGTTACTGCAGACACCAGAACTGGCACTGAATGCCGTTCAGAAAAGCTTAAATGGTTTGACCAAAGCTCTGATCAATGAATTGAACCTGATTACCAGCGACCACATAGCTAATCGCAAGACTGATCTGCAGCAGCTACAGCAAAACCTAGATGAAACCCAGTATTATCTGGATGAAATCCACCTGAATCAGAAAGATGGTCACCTTTGGCAGCGACTGGTGGAGATGATTCATATCGTTGATCACCTGCAACGTTTGCATGAACGCTGTGAGGAAGAATCCTACCGAGCAGAAGCGAGCAAACAATTTTCGACCTTGAAAGATACCGCCAACAAAATGAGCAAAGATATTGAAGTGTATCGCCGATTGACACTTGAGGAAAACTGGCAAGAAACCGTTGCTCTGGCACAAGAACTGAAAAAGTTTATCGACCAGGATGCCGAAGCCTTCCGTCACCAGATGGTGGAGCATATGGGTCAGGGAACAATTAATGCCGACCAATGCAGAGACGCACTGGAGGCAATTCGCTGGATGCAAAGAGTCAGCCATCATCTGGCACGTTTAAGCCACCATCTGCAGCAAATGCAGATTCGCTCAGGAAGCTCAGCCTGA
- a CDS encoding DUF2971 domain-containing protein: MNPIVHYDLAYKYLSTDTLSLIVNGGKLWFSRADVLNDTFELSPFLMPLNWSEIVELKESQPQIADALVSEAFKKVSSSLYITCFSKHYKDPESQVMWAHYGDAHKGCCICIDFSILKDNKNSTGLYPVEVQYVNSLLEERNSRTPESDDLGLLIGATKTKIWEYEKEVRFVLEANSFDTNKFECSGQLTQDTFLKEFSYSTGDISSLAV; this comes from the coding sequence ATGAATCCTATAGTTCACTATGATCTGGCATACAAATACCTTTCTACTGATACTCTGTCTTTGATTGTTAATGGAGGAAAGCTTTGGTTTAGTCGTGCAGACGTACTAAATGATACTTTTGAACTCAGCCCGTTTCTGATGCCGTTAAATTGGTCTGAAATCGTTGAATTGAAAGAAAGTCAACCACAAATAGCTGATGCACTCGTTTCAGAAGCTTTTAAAAAAGTTAGTAGTTCCTTGTACATAACATGTTTTTCAAAACATTATAAAGACCCAGAATCTCAAGTGATGTGGGCTCATTATGGCGATGCCCATAAAGGCTGTTGTATCTGTATTGACTTTTCTATTCTAAAAGATAACAAAAATTCAACAGGCCTGTATCCTGTCGAGGTTCAGTATGTAAACTCTTTGCTTGAAGAGCGTAACTCAAGAACACCCGAAAGTGATGATCTGGGATTGCTTATAGGTGCAACTAAAACAAAAATTTGGGAGTATGAAAAGGAAGTCCGATTTGTACTAGAGGCCAATAGTTTTGATACAAATAAATTTGAGTGTTCCGGTCAACTCACTCAGGACACTTTTCTTAAAGAATTTTCATACTCCACTGGTGACATATCATCATTAGCAGTATGA
- a CDS encoding metal-dependent hydrolase, protein MLAASHVVFGSGVYLLSSPWIGFDYPEVYYYLPVAMAASLIPDLDARHSVLKRFWLIRWLFLPLTLLGHRTWTHSLLILMVLATPLLYLQGCACKAMLAFNIGYASHILGDWMTHRGVPLFYPAKTAFKSPFPFKTGSAIELPLAMIPFFVMAGFYLFEIHHGLLQS, encoded by the coding sequence ATGCTGGCAGCTTCGCATGTGGTGTTTGGCAGTGGTGTTTATCTGCTCAGCAGTCCTTGGATAGGGTTTGACTATCCAGAGGTTTATTATTATCTTCCGGTCGCGATGGCAGCCTCATTAATTCCTGATCTGGATGCTCGCCATTCGGTGCTTAAGCGTTTTTGGCTGATTCGTTGGCTGTTTCTTCCCTTAACTTTGCTAGGTCATCGAACCTGGACGCACTCGCTTTTGATATTGATGGTTCTGGCAACGCCTTTGCTCTATCTTCAAGGTTGCGCCTGCAAGGCGATGTTGGCGTTTAATATTGGTTACGCCAGTCATATTTTGGGGGACTGGATGACACACCGCGGTGTTCCGCTTTTTTATCCGGCAAAAACCGCGTTTAAATCGCCGTTTCCTTTTAAAACCGGTTCGGCTATTGAGTTACCCTTGGCGATGATCCCATTTTTTGTAATGGCAGGGTTTTATCTGTTTGAGATTCATCACGGTTTACTACAATCTTGA
- a CDS encoding host attachment protein produces MSTIGYAILVDLGSMKVFSINKSTQNSISLQTYQVEENFESHAKISQIYSDKAGDYSNSVSDVGSSYENKSDIEIKKRSIDQLGDFINDFALEHKGKLYLAASAPIHAKVNEKLSSATKDKICKFLSKDLIKQNVSKVSAAFGL; encoded by the coding sequence ATGAGCACAATAGGTTATGCAATACTTGTTGATCTAGGAAGCATGAAAGTCTTTTCAATAAACAAAAGCACTCAAAATAGCATCTCGCTGCAAACCTACCAGGTCGAAGAAAACTTTGAGAGCCATGCCAAAATTTCCCAAATATACAGCGATAAAGCCGGTGACTACTCCAATTCCGTCAGTGACGTAGGTAGCTCTTACGAAAACAAAAGTGATATAGAGATAAAAAAACGCTCAATTGATCAGCTTGGCGACTTTATTAACGATTTTGCCCTGGAACATAAAGGCAAACTGTATTTGGCTGCATCAGCCCCCATTCACGCCAAAGTCAATGAAAAACTCAGCAGCGCAACCAAAGACAAGATTTGCAAATTCCTGTCCAAAGACTTGATTAAACAGAATGTCAGCAAAGTCAGCGCCGCTTTCGGACTATAA
- a CDS encoding GGDEF domain-containing protein, whose protein sequence is MFDRFLAFINHWFHLTFENEAYEKAYNREYLKDSFLQNKYAIAVGLTIYLSYIPLSYSMVPEDIYPTAISILLLPVLFSVLFLSFYNNDKFELYRPLALFVYSLVISLPPIILLFFTQPENYSIYIINMAPPIVAIFIGLGLSFAIAVVSATLVVLLLVASGLYLQVPILEQIHLGLLITSVYSLTAIGAYIHERAKRKLYLKQFKEEELIRETFTDPLTGLYNRRFLQREIQKKEQDPTTKLGVLLIDIDFFKKYNDHYGHLKGDEIIKTVAQTAQDFTELKEGMAFRYGGEEFVVFLDESNLETLCQFADHLRQKVETLAIEHQTSETINIVTLSIGVASSLEGESNNLTNLIQLADTRLYEAKTAGRNTVFCG, encoded by the coding sequence ATGTTTGACCGATTTCTCGCTTTTATCAATCACTGGTTCCATTTAACGTTTGAAAACGAAGCCTATGAAAAAGCCTATAACCGAGAATACCTAAAAGACAGTTTTCTCCAAAACAAATATGCGATTGCAGTCGGCCTCACCATCTACCTTTCCTATATTCCATTGTCGTATTCAATGGTGCCCGAAGATATTTATCCCACGGCTATATCCATACTTTTATTACCTGTCCTGTTCTCAGTCTTATTTTTATCGTTTTATAACAATGACAAATTTGAGCTTTACCGACCTTTGGCCTTATTTGTCTACTCACTGGTTATTAGTCTACCGCCGATTATTTTGTTGTTTTTTACCCAACCGGAAAACTATTCCATTTACATCATTAATATGGCTCCGCCGATTGTGGCAATCTTTATTGGCCTAGGACTCTCCTTTGCCATTGCAGTCGTTTCAGCGACTTTAGTTGTTCTGCTTCTAGTCGCTAGCGGCTTGTATCTACAAGTCCCGATTCTGGAACAAATTCATCTTGGACTGCTGATTACTTCGGTCTACTCACTCACCGCAATTGGGGCTTACATTCATGAACGCGCCAAACGAAAGCTGTACCTGAAGCAATTTAAAGAAGAAGAATTGATTCGAGAAACCTTTACTGATCCTTTAACAGGGCTTTACAACCGCCGCTTTTTACAACGCGAAATACAGAAAAAAGAGCAGGATCCAACCACCAAATTGGGCGTTTTACTGATTGATATTGATTTCTTTAAAAAATACAACGATCACTACGGACATCTTAAAGGTGACGAAATCATCAAGACGGTTGCCCAAACAGCTCAGGATTTCACTGAACTTAAAGAAGGTATGGCGTTTCGATATGGAGGTGAAGAGTTTGTTGTTTTTCTGGATGAATCCAATTTAGAAACGCTTTGCCAATTCGCTGACCATCTGCGTCAAAAAGTGGAAACACTTGCTATTGAACATCAAACTAGCGAAACAATAAACATCGTCACTCTATCCATCGGTGTTGCCTCCTCATTGGAAGGTGAATCTAACAACCTAACCAACCTGATTCAGCTAGCAGATACTCGCCTCTATGAAGCGAAAACTGCTGGTAGAAACACGGTTTTTTGTGGGTAA
- a CDS encoding addiction module protein, with product MDIADISQMSISERLQIMEAVWDSLTHEKSDISPPKWHEEVLSQRKEMIENGEATFTSIEELRSKHKV from the coding sequence ATGGATATTGCAGACATCTCGCAAATGAGCATCTCTGAACGTCTTCAAATCATGGAAGCGGTTTGGGATTCTTTGACTCATGAAAAATCAGACATCTCTCCTCCGAAATGGCATGAAGAGGTGCTTTCTCAAAGAAAGGAAATGATTGAAAACGGCGAAGCTACTTTCACTTCAATTGAAGAGTTGCGCTCAAAACATAAAGTATGA
- a CDS encoding type II toxin-antitoxin system RelE/ParE family toxin: MNIRKIQVLTEAENDLESGRIFYENQEQGIGSYFWDSLISDIQSLTIYGGIHSKIFGYYRMTSKRFPYSIYYDLKGDTAFVIAVLPEKRNPDWLCQKLTNNR, from the coding sequence ATGAATATCAGAAAAATTCAAGTTCTAACTGAAGCTGAAAACGATCTTGAATCGGGAAGAATATTTTATGAAAATCAAGAACAGGGGATTGGTAGCTATTTCTGGGATTCACTGATTTCAGACATACAGTCTTTGACGATTTACGGCGGCATCCATTCTAAAATATTTGGTTATTATCGAATGACATCCAAAAGGTTTCCTTATTCAATTTACTATGATCTGAAAGGCGATACAGCTTTTGTGATTGCAGTTTTACCGGAAAAAAGAAATCCTGATTGGTTGTGTCAGAAATTAACAAACAATCGCTAA
- a CDS encoding SH3 domain-containing protein, with translation MKKNVRGLIAMVVLGVALSGCDESPRTQTASSQSSTSMKHKPPAACDASTVITGKKYNVLGSGINVRKGPGASYEKIINQKATSIIKTTQYITIDDTTTVFEECTKEGWSWIHVTNPDWLKDSHRGWVASKFLDKGQNIGGDKYASKISSSALSPYTKQGYPKTIEKYGSRLSEIESLRRKAAEMAVDSGKCDYVMMSELSDSKSALNHLHFWVDCRNKQRIYLDEFQIKKGAQVLTQEEKSWDESSAVMACQQAIKDRALIPSEVDIHTILGTSFYKAPTTHNVVLRMDFDAKNALGTEIPYSATCHFEPGEVGTIDIQARQ, from the coding sequence ATGAAAAAGAATGTAAGGGGATTGATTGCCATGGTTGTATTGGGGGTTGCTTTATCAGGGTGCGATGAGTCTCCCAGAACACAAACGGCCTCATCTCAATCATCAACCTCGATGAAGCATAAGCCGCCAGCGGCATGCGATGCGTCAACGGTAATTACTGGAAAGAAATACAATGTTCTTGGTTCAGGGATCAATGTCAGAAAAGGTCCGGGCGCTTCGTATGAAAAAATAATCAACCAAAAGGCAACAAGCATTATCAAAACCACGCAGTACATTACTATCGACGATACCACTACGGTTTTTGAAGAATGCACAAAAGAAGGTTGGTCTTGGATTCATGTCACTAATCCAGATTGGCTCAAAGATTCTCACAGAGGTTGGGTGGCAAGTAAATTCCTCGATAAAGGGCAAAATATTGGCGGCGACAAGTACGCTAGTAAAATCAGTTCATCTGCCCTGTCTCCTTACACAAAACAGGGTTATCCTAAAACAATCGAAAAATATGGTTCGCGCCTATCAGAAATAGAATCGCTCAGAAGAAAGGCAGCAGAAATGGCTGTCGATAGCGGGAAATGCGACTACGTGATGATGTCAGAGTTAAGTGATAGCAAGAGCGCGCTTAATCACCTTCATTTCTGGGTGGATTGCAGGAACAAGCAGCGGATTTATCTTGATGAATTTCAAATCAAGAAAGGCGCACAGGTTTTAACCCAAGAAGAAAAATCATGGGATGAGTCAAGTGCGGTTATGGCGTGTCAGCAGGCGATTAAGGACCGTGCGCTCATTCCTAGTGAAGTAGACATCCACACAATACTGGGCACGTCGTTTTACAAGGCCCCAACAACACACAATGTCGTTCTTCGTATGGATTTTGATGCAAAGAACGCATTGGGTACAGAAATTCCATACTCAGCCACTTGTCATTTCGAGCCAGGTGAAGTCGGAACCATTGATATACAGGCAAGGCAATAA
- a CDS encoding ATP synthase subunit C has protein sequence MEAIIITLGWIGIYAPMALGAIGSIIGCARAGQAACGALLDTETGHGRFIGVSAMPSSQTIYGIVIMFTLERAVSVDNAPGLFAVGVLSGFALLWSGMRQGDACASAIHVSKSKPEVFGLSIAPAAIVEGFAVFAFIFALVLSGGIPA, from the coding sequence ATGGAAGCGATCATCATCACCCTAGGGTGGATAGGAATTTATGCGCCGATGGCGCTCGGCGCCATCGGTAGTATTATCGGCTGTGCTCGCGCAGGTCAAGCGGCTTGTGGCGCCCTACTTGATACCGAAACCGGACACGGCCGGTTCATCGGGGTCTCGGCCATGCCATCCTCACAGACTATTTACGGTATCGTCATTATGTTTACCTTAGAGCGCGCAGTCAGTGTTGATAATGCTCCAGGGCTGTTTGCAGTGGGTGTTCTTTCCGGCTTTGCTTTGCTTTGGAGTGGAATGCGTCAAGGTGACGCTTGTGCTTCGGCAATTCATGTGAGTAAAAGCAAGCCTGAAGTCTTCGGTCTATCGATTGCACCTGCAGCGATTGTTGAAGGTTTTGCGGTATTTGCTTTCATCTTCGCCCTGGTATTAAGTGGCGGTATTCCGGCGTAA
- a CDS encoding DUF2764 family protein yields MPSHQYFTLISSLPKLPARFDVRNYEPINKLRLEQRLQMLEPEDAKTLAALQDFFHWEHHPQQHNDEEVVEVLNKFLKETNHPFSENLVMHMMNVRFINAALRLRHEKKPMPPLVNSWWHRHIVRHWDQTDLGMSARYPWINELHSLIEANNVKAVHHKMVDILWQHLLKESLNYTFSFEAVIIYNARWHLIHGWQKQNAEQGKTQFNLFLEEALGNHV; encoded by the coding sequence ATGCCAAGCCATCAATACTTCACACTGATTTCCAGTTTGCCAAAATTACCGGCTCGCTTTGATGTGCGCAATTATGAACCCATAAACAAGCTACGCTTAGAGCAAAGATTGCAGATGCTTGAACCTGAGGATGCTAAAACGCTAGCGGCATTACAAGATTTTTTCCATTGGGAACACCACCCTCAACAGCATAACGATGAGGAAGTGGTGGAGGTTCTCAACAAATTTTTAAAAGAAACCAACCATCCATTTTCGGAAAACTTAGTCATGCATATGATGAATGTTCGGTTTATCAATGCGGCTTTACGCCTACGCCACGAAAAGAAACCCATGCCACCTTTAGTCAACAGTTGGTGGCATAGACACATTGTTCGTCACTGGGATCAAACAGATTTAGGTATGTCAGCTCGCTATCCTTGGATTAATGAACTGCACAGCCTGATTGAAGCGAATAATGTCAAAGCCGTACACCACAAAATGGTCGACATCCTCTGGCAGCATCTACTGAAAGAATCATTAAATTATACTTTCAGCTTTGAGGCGGTCATTATTTACAACGCCCGTTGGCATCTAATTCACGGCTGGCAAAAACAGAACGCCGAGCAAGGCAAAACCCAATTTAACTTATTTTTAGAAGAGGCCTTAGGTAATCATGTCTAA